The DNA sequence GCATAGGGACCGATTCCCACTTCCAGGTATTGAGACCACATCCCTTCGGATTGTAGCATTTCCTTGAGCTGAATAGCCGCTGGCGAACCGGGAACCATTTCTGAGATGTCGCTGCCGATTCGATCGAGGATTTTGCTGCGAATGTCCTCGGCCAAGGATGCATCACCTCCGGCGCGCTCCTCGATCACCCGTTCCAGCATGCTGACTGCGAAGGTTACTCCACAAGCCTTGATGCATTGGAGATCGAAGGGAGAAAGAAAATGAGGCTTGGCAAAATCTTGGTTCAGGGTGTTTGTCGCCAATTCTTCGTAAGTGCCGATAACCGGAAGATCCTTCCACTGACTAGCATTGAGACTTGGGAGATTGAGCAGATCCGCAGTGGTAGGCGCGATGCTACTGAGATCATAGACACCGGATTCCGTGATCCAAACTGGGCTTGGACCTGCCAAGGTTCCCGTGGTCCAAACGCGACCGATCAAGGTGCCGGAGAATCCATCCTCGGGCAAAAACTGGGTGTATGTATCGTTCATGAGATTTTGTCAAGGGGTGATGATTGGGCGAATAGGGGAGTGGGGAGGCCTTGGACCCCCGGTTTGAACGAGAAGAGGCTGCCTGCCAGCGGGAATTCCTCCAACTGTTCATCGCTCAGGAGATATTGGGCGGTGGTCACGTACAGCGTGTCCAAATTGGGGCCACCAAACGTGCAACTCGTGATATTGGGAACGGGCATGTGAATGATTTGCAAGACCTCCCCCTGAGGAGAAATCTGCGTGATCCGGCTGCCTCCAAACGAACACTGCCAGAGATTGCCGTCCGCATCTACCGTCAATCCATCGGGATAGCCTTCCTCGCCATGTAGTCGATAGAGTACGCGCTTGTTGAGGAGCGAGCCATTGCCTGCGAGGTCAAATGCGTAGATCTCCCGCTTGATGGTGTCATTGTGGTACATCGTCTGACCATCGGGGCTGAATGCCGGTCCATTGGTGATGATGTAGTCATGGTCCATCTCATGGATGGCAAGGTCGGGATCGAGGCGATACAGTACGCCCGTGGCCGATTTTTCTGCTTCATCCATCGTGCCGGACCAGAATCGTCCCGCGGCGTCTAGCTTGCCGTCATTGAAGCGATTGCCAGGCAAATCCTCCTCGAAATATTGAATGGGGGTGACGGATTCCGTAGCGAAATCCACATAGGCAAATCCCTTTCGGACCGTGGCAATGAATCCGCCCTGAGCCCGGGGAGCCAAGCTGGTGATGGCTGGGTCGAATGTCCAGGTATGGGTATTTCCGTCGGTGATCCGGTATCGATGGACCTGCTGGGAGACAATGTCGACGAAATAAATGGCCTGTTCGTTTTCCACCCAGATGGGACCTTCGCCGAGGATAGCGGGAAGGGCCCATTCACAGGTAATATCCATGTCAATGGGTTGAATGCATGAAAAGCCACCCAATCAGGGCAGCATGGAAAAAAACAAGGCCGGATGTCACTAACTGAATCACAAGGGGGGGCTACAAGCTTCCGGCATATTCGGCGTCGGCACCTATGCCTTCGCCACCTAAGCCAAGATATCCGCCATCTACGGGTAGATCGGTTCCGGTAATGAAGCTGGCTTCGTCGGAGCAAAGAAACATGCACGCGCTGGCCACTTCCTCAGGGCGGCCGCAACGTCTCATCATGTGATAGTTGCCCCAGATCGGTTCGTACTTGGCCTGATCGTAATCGGCGGCCTTCAGTACTTCACGCGTCCAGATCCATCCCGGACTCACGGCGTTTACACGGATGCCCATCGGCGCCAGATCAAGAGCGGCACATCGGGTGATTTGCCCGACAGCTCCTTTGGCGGCATTGTAGGTCCACCGGCCGGGCTGGGCGATATGTCCCGAGATACTGCTGATATTGACGATGGCACCACCGCCCGCGGCTTGCATGGGGCCCGAAACTTCTTGGATCATCTTCGCGAATCCCATCGGTCCGACGGTCATCGAGCGGATCCATTCGGCCCGGTTGGCCTGGAGTCCTGCGGCAACAAATGAAAAGGCATTGTTGATCAGGAAGTCCAAACCACCCATCTTCTCGACGGCAAATTGGACCTGAGCCTCGCAAAAAGCCTCGTCCTGCATGTCTCCCTGAATGAAGAAGACCTTGCCACCTTGTTCGCGGAGGGATTGGGTTGTGGCATTTCCGGTTTCCTCATCTATATCGGAAATGACCACCGAGCAGCCATAGCTCAAAAAAGCCTCCACACAGGCACGCCCGATTCCTTGGGCACCTCCTGTGACGATGGCTCTTTTGTTGGAGAGTCCTCGCATGTGAATGGTAGTTAGTACATCAAAAAACGTCTAGCCATAATGACCAGATATTCGAACTAAAACTAGCGAGAATTGGCATGCCAATCAAGTTCAGGAGGGTAGATTGAGGCTTGGGATGGGGATTTGGGCGTGCCCCCGCGTGCCTAGACTGGATGATGTCCCTTGGCATGAGGGTCGCAGGGTCGCGTGCTGCATGGGTTCGCTGCGCTCCGTCCTTCGCTGAAGGCTCCGGACCGCTCCTGGGGGAGCGCCATTACGCCCGCTCACGCCACACCAGCCATCCGCTTAATTTTGCTTGATCTTTTGGCCGGATCCTGCATCTGGAAATGTTCATTTGGACCCACCAAACTCACATTTCCTCTTGACTGAGGCAGATTTCGGCAAGTGTACTGGCCCGTGGGTAATCCGGCTCCTGCTCAATCAACATGGCATCCCAAGGAGATCGCCGAGAGTAGGCTTGGCATTCATGCTCGCGCTCTGGAGATCCCCGATCGGCGCCTACGCTGGGGCCTTGGCTATGGCCGTCGAGGATGACGAGCGAAGGAAATAGGGGAATCCCCTTGTGGGTTCCCCGGTGAAAGAGCCCCAACGCTCAGGCCTCGGCGTAAGCCCTTCCGAGATTACGCATTAGATGAGAGGAATGAGCCCGGCCTGCCCGCCAACTCCTGAATCGCCCGCCAATGCCCGTTACACGTCCTTCCAGACAGGCATGGGCCGTGGCTTGTGTGTTGGCGCCTGATGTGGAATCTCCCGAGCGCGGAGCCACATGCCACGTGAAAAAAACTCCCTCATCCCGCAAAATTTCGACGCGGTGGCACCTGTGGGTAGGGAAATTTATGCGGGATCTCACGCCTCGTGCCTTCGCGTCTACCCCTCCACCCCTCCACGTGTCATTCTGAAAAATCTGAAGGGCAGGCCCGTGCGCTGGGGATTTATTCAGAATCTCGGCAGGAATGAATGCCCGGCCTGCCCGCCAGATCCTGAATCGCCCGCCATCGCGTTGGCCGGGGCTATGGGCGTTCAGGATGACACAAGGCCTGTACTTGTATCTATTCCGTGCCCCCTCACAAGTCCCCCGAGGCGATCTCTATTGGATGCCATTCAAGCTCAGGGAGATCCCGGATAGGGCCCCAACGCTCAGGCCTCGGCGTAAGCCCTTCCGGGATGACGCGTTGGGAGAGAGCAATGAATGCCCAGCTTGCCCGCCAGATCCTGAATCGCCCGCCAATGCCCCTTACACGTCCTTCCAGACAGGCATGGGCCTTGGGTTGTGTGTCGGGGCCTGATGTGGAATCTCCCTGCGCTCGGAGCATCATGCCACGCGAAAAAAACTCCCTCATCCCGCAAAATTTCGGAGGCATGGGATCTGTGGGCTGGGAAATTTATGCGGGATCTCACGCCTCGTGCCTTCGCGTCTACCCCTCCACGTGTCATTCTGAAAAATCTGAAGGGCAGGCCCGTGCGCTGGGGATTTATTCAGAATCTCGGCAGGAATGAATGCCCGGCCTGCCCGCCAGATCCTGAATCGCCCGCCATCGCGTTGGCCGGGGCTATGGGCGTTCAGGATGACACAAGGCCTGTACTTGTATCTATTCCGTGCCCCCTCACAAGTCCCCCGAGGCGATCTCTATTGGATGCCATTCAAGCTCAGGGAGATCCCGGATAGGGCCCCAACGCTCAGGCCTCGGCGGAAGCCCTTCCGGAATGACGATTTGGTGAGGGAAGAATGAAAGAAGTGCGGATGGCCTGCGGCGGCGATCGGGATGGGAAGGGCGAGCCGTCAGGCGAGGTCCGAGGGCCCTGCCATTGTCAGGCAGGAAAGAGGGTGTAATCTCCCGCTCATTTGCCAAGCGGTGCATCCCGAGGACGGGAGCGTCAGCGTACCCCTGGAACAGCCCAGCCCGGCGACTCATTTGCGGAGAGAGGAAGAAATCCCCAGCACGCCGGGATCGCTCAAAACCACAAAATCGATGCAGCCAGAGACTACACCGATTTTGCGGGAATTGGTTGATGGAAAGCCGGGAAACTCCTAGGCCTGCTTTTTGGCCAATGCCGATTCGTAGTCCTTGATGGCTACGAAGTAATCCGGATCTTCCAGTACGTTGACCTTGCAGATCTTCTCGGCGCGCTTGATGAGCTTCACGCAGTCTTGGCTGAGGTGCAGCAAGTGAACGGTCTTGCCTGCCTGCTCGTATTTCTCGGCGATCTTGTTGATGGCCTCGATGGCGGATTGGTCCGCGACGCGAGACTCTTTGAAGTCGATAATCACGGATTGTGGATCGTCCTGAATCTCGAATTTGCTCATGAAAGCGGTCGTAGAGGCAAAGAACAAGGGACCGTAGATCTCATAGTGCTTCACGCCATGCTCGTCGATGCGCTTGCGGGCACGGATGCGGAGTGCATTTTCCCACGCAAATGCCAAGGCGCTCAAGATTACCCCGATCAATACGGCTACCGCCAAATCCTCGAATACGGTGATCACAGATACTGCAATGATGACAAATACATCCATGGGCGGGATCTTGTTGAGCACGCGCAAGCTGGACCATTCGAAGGTGCCGATCGCTACCATGAACATCACACCTACCAGTACCGCAATCGGAATCATCCCGATGATCTGTCCGAGGATCAGCATGAAGGACAGCAGGAATACCGCCGCCGTGAAGGAAGACAAGCGTGCGCGGGCGCCAGAATTGATGTTGATCATCGTCTGACCGATCATGGCACATCCGCCCATTCCCCCGAAAAATCCGGTGGCAAAGTTGGCAATCCCCTGAGCGACACTCTCCCGGTTTCCGTCTCCACGTGTATCGGTGATTTCATCCACAAGGGTCAGGGTCAACAAACTTTCGATCAGGCCGACTCCGGCGACTTTCAGCGCAAAAGGTAGAATGATCCAAAACGTATCAATATTGAGCAGTTCGCTACTCGGGAAAAGCATGAAGAAGGGGGAAAACAGTCCCTCGGACATGGTGGTCATATCCGCTTGGTCACTGATCAGGATGGTGTCATTGAAGAAAAACATCGCCAAGACGCTGCCAACCACGATCGCAGTCAAGGCAGAAGGAACCGCCTTGGTCAGTTTGGGCAGGAAGAACATGATGCCCATCGTCAGGGCAATCAATCCCCAGAATACCAAAAGGCCTGTTCCTTCGAGTGCATCTCCTGCCTTGTCCTTGAATTGGCTGAACTGTGCCAAGAAGATCACGATTGCCAAACCATTGACAAACCCCAGCATCACGGAGTGGGGGATCATCCGGATAAATCGGCCCAGCTTGAGCCAACCGAATGCCATTTGGAGTACCCCCGCCATCATGATCGTCGGAAAGAGGTATTCCACGCCGCTATCAGCGATCAAAGGTGCTACCACGACAGCTACAGCACCTGTTGCGCCGGTGATCATACCCGGGCGACCTCCCAGCAGAGAAGTGATGATGCCCATCATGAAGGCGGAGAACAGGCCGATTTTGGGGTCCACGCCTGCGATGATGGCAAAGGCAATGGCTTCTGGTACGAGTGCGATGGCAACGGTCAATCCGGAGAGAATCTCATCCTTGATGTTGCCCCGCTGGCGATCTATGAAGGTATAGGTCACAGTATGCGATACTTAAAATTGCGTGCAAATGAAGCCGCAAAGGTATGATTATCTGG is a window from the Pontibacter sp. G13 genome containing:
- a CDS encoding SDR family oxidoreductase; translation: MRGLSNKRAIVTGGAQGIGRACVEAFLSYGCSVVISDIDEETGNATTQSLREQGGKVFFIQGDMQDEAFCEAQVQFAVEKMGGLDFLINNAFSFVAAGLQANRAEWIRSMTVGPMGFAKMIQEVSGPMQAAGGGAIVNISSISGHIAQPGRWTYNAAKGAVGQITRCAALDLAPMGIRVNAVSPGWIWTREVLKAADYDQAKYEPIWGNYHMMRRCGRPEEVASACMFLCSDEASFITGTDLPVDGGYLGLGGEGIGADAEYAGSL
- a CDS encoding SMP-30/gluconolactonase/LRE family protein, which gives rise to MDITCEWALPAILGEGPIWVENEQAIYFVDIVSQQVHRYRITDGNTHTWTFDPAITSLAPRAQGGFIATVRKGFAYVDFATESVTPIQYFEEDLPGNRFNDGKLDAAGRFWSGTMDEAEKSATGVLYRLDPDLAIHEMDHDYIITNGPAFSPDGQTMYHNDTIKREIYAFDLAGNGSLLNKRVLYRLHGEEGYPDGLTVDADGNLWQCSFGGSRITQISPQGEVLQIIHMPVPNITSCTFGGPNLDTLYVTTAQYLLSDEQLEEFPLAGSLFSFKPGVQGLPTPLFAQSSPLDKIS
- a CDS encoding SulP family inorganic anion transporter, with the protein product MTYTFIDRQRGNIKDEILSGLTVAIALVPEAIAFAIIAGVDPKIGLFSAFMMGIITSLLGGRPGMITGATGAVAVVVAPLIADSGVEYLFPTIMMAGVLQMAFGWLKLGRFIRMIPHSVMLGFVNGLAIVIFLAQFSQFKDKAGDALEGTGLLVFWGLIALTMGIMFFLPKLTKAVPSALTAIVVGSVLAMFFFNDTILISDQADMTTMSEGLFSPFFMLFPSSELLNIDTFWIILPFALKVAGVGLIESLLTLTLVDEITDTRGDGNRESVAQGIANFATGFFGGMGGCAMIGQTMININSGARARLSSFTAAVFLLSFMLILGQIIGMIPIAVLVGVMFMVAIGTFEWSSLRVLNKIPPMDVFVIIAVSVITVFEDLAVAVLIGVILSALAFAWENALRIRARKRIDEHGVKHYEIYGPLFFASTTAFMSKFEIQDDPQSVIIDFKESRVADQSAIEAINKIAEKYEQAGKTVHLLHLSQDCVKLIKRAEKICKVNVLEDPDYFVAIKDYESALAKKQA